The sequence below is a genomic window from Thiomonas intermedia.
GCGAAAAAAAACCGCACGGCATCGTGCGGTTTGATGGCGCGTCGGCCGCGTCAGGTCGAGAACGACGAACCACAACCGCAGGTCGTGGTGGCGTTCGGGTTCTTGATGACGAACTGGGCGCCTTCGAGGCCGTCCTTGTAGTCGATCTCGGCACCGGTGAGGTATTGCAGGCTCATGGCGTCGATCAGGAGCGTGACGCCGTTCTTCACCATCTGGGTGTCGTCTTCGTTCACCGCTTCGTCGAAAGTGAAGCCGTACTGAAAGCCTGAGCAGCCGCCGCCCTGCACGAACACGCGCAGTTTCAGATCGGTGTTGCCCTCCTCGTCGATCAGCTCCTTGACCTTGGCCGCCGCGCTGTCGGTGAACAGCAGGGGCGC
It includes:
- the erpA gene encoding iron-sulfur cluster insertion protein ErpA gives rise to the protein MSAQLATAPTADMAAPPAPLLFTDSAAAKVKELIDEEGNTDLKLRVFVQGGGCSGFQYGFTFDEAVNEDDTQMVKNGVTLLIDAMSLQYLTGAEIDYKDGLEGAQFVIKNPNATTTCGCGSSFST